The following are encoded together in the Thermomonas brevis genome:
- a CDS encoding DUF2884 family protein, translating into MKHTAFLASALIACAPLLACSQPPSPPAPPAPPSADAATGFIGRQVEQAMAEARKELREGNLSISGDMDININGKHFGRTDTGLPKAEITPKGDLLIEGKTVPVDAAQRSQLLTYRGQILGIAEAGMAIGSKGADLAGKALGGVFGVIFGGEKGQKDFEARMEAEGRKIEAEAMKLCNQLPPLLATQQALAASLPAFKPYATMTQDDIDDCGKDVKGKGVAVTSE; encoded by the coding sequence ATGAAACACACCGCGTTTCTGGCCTCCGCCCTGATCGCCTGCGCGCCGCTGCTGGCTTGCAGCCAGCCGCCGTCGCCCCCCGCTCCGCCCGCGCCTCCTTCCGCCGACGCCGCGACCGGCTTCATCGGCCGGCAGGTGGAACAGGCGATGGCCGAAGCGCGCAAGGAGCTGCGCGAAGGCAACCTGAGCATCAGCGGCGACATGGACATCAACATCAACGGCAAGCACTTCGGCCGCACCGACACCGGCCTGCCCAAGGCCGAGATCACCCCGAAGGGCGACCTGCTGATCGAAGGCAAGACCGTGCCGGTCGATGCCGCGCAGCGCAGCCAGCTGCTCACCTACCGCGGCCAGATCCTCGGCATCGCCGAGGCCGGCATGGCGATCGGCTCCAAGGGCGCCGACCTCGCCGGCAAGGCGCTGGGCGGCGTGTTCGGCGTGATCTTCGGCGGCGAGAAGGGCCAGAAGGACTTCGAGGCGCGCATGGAAGCGGAAGGCAGGAAGATCGAGGCCGAAGCGATGAAGCTGTGCAACCAGCTGCCGCCGCTGCTGGCCACCCAGCAGGCGCTGGCCGCCTCGCTGCCCGCGTTCAAGCCCTACGCCACGATGACGCAGGACGACATCGACGACTGCGGCAAGGACGTCAAGGGCAAGGGCGTGGCGGTCACCAGCGAGTGA